A genomic segment from Aegilops tauschii subsp. strangulata cultivar AL8/78 chromosome 1, Aet v6.0, whole genome shotgun sequence encodes:
- the LOC109776051 gene encoding strigolactones hydrolase CXE15, whose translation MAPAAASQHQATTVAPTSGRKVVDEVSGWLRVMDDGSIDRTWTGPPEALPLMQPVQPYAVPRDGHTLHDLPGEPNLRVYLPEVDAGSVGRLPVIVQLHGGGFCISHPSWVLYHHFYARLACAVPAVVVTAELPLAPEQRLPAQIHTGVDVLRRLRSIAMSDEGSLDDPAAELLRKAADMSRVFLVGDSSGGNLVHLVAARVGEDGADAWAPLRVAGGIPIHPGFVRATRSKSELQDTPDSVFFTLDMLDKFLAMALPMGATKDHPYTCPMGPTAPPLESVPLPPMLVAVAEKDLIRDTNLEYCDALRAAGKEVEVLINRGMSHSFYLNKFAVDMDPTTGERAQELIDAIKSFVARH comes from the coding sequence ATGGCCCCCGCCGCCGCATCGCAGCACCAGGCCACCACCGTGGCGCCGACGAGCGGCCGCAAGGTGGTGGACGAGGTGTCCGGCTGGCTGCGCGTCATGGACGACGGCAGCATCGACCGCACCTGGACGGGCCCGCCCGAGGCCCTGCCGCTCATGCAGCCGGTGCAGCCCTACGCCGTGCCCCGCGACGGCCACACGCTCCACGACCTCCCCGGGGAGCCCAACCTCCGGGTGTACCTCCCCGAGGTCGACGCGGGCAGCGTCGGCCGCCTCCCCGTCATCGTGCAGCTCCACGGCGGCGGCTTCTGCATCTCCCACCCGTCCTGGGTCCTGTACCACCACTTTTACGCCCGCCTCGCGTGCGCCGTCCCCGCCGTGGTGGTCACCGCCGAGCTCCCGTTAGCCCCGGAGCAACGCCTTCCTGCCCAGATACACACTGGTGTCGACGTGCTCCGCCGGCTGCGGTCCATCGCCATGTCCGACGAAGGCTCTCTCGACGACCCCGCGGCCGAGCTCCTCCGCAAGGCAGCGGACATGTCCCGCGTGTTCCTCGTCGGGGACAGCTCCGGTGGCAACCTCGTCCACCTCGTGGCCGCGCGCGTTGGTGAGGACGGCGCGGACGCCTGGGCGCCCCTCCGCGTCGCCGGCGGCATCCCGATCCACCCGGGGTTCGTGCGCGCCACGCGGAGCAAGTCGGAGCTGCAGGACACGCCGGACTCGGTGTTCTTCACGCTGGACATGCTGGACAAGTTCCTGGCCATGGCGCTGCCGATGGGCGCCACCAAGGACCACCCGTACACGTGCCCGATGGGCCCGACAGCGCCGCCGCTGGAGTCCGTCCCTCTGCCGCCGATGCTGGTGGCCGTCGCGGAGAAGGACCTCATCCGCGACACTAACCTCGAGTACTGCGACGCGCTGCGCGCCGCCGGCAAGGAGGTGGAGGTGCTCATCAACCGCGGCATGAGCCATTCCTTCTACCTCAACAAGTTCGCCGTCGACATGGACCCTACCACCGGGGAGCGAGCCCAGGAGCTTATCGACGCCATCAAGAGCTTCGTTGCCCGCCACTAA